In one window of Mytilus galloprovincialis chromosome 6, xbMytGall1.hap1.1, whole genome shotgun sequence DNA:
- the LOC143079848 gene encoding uncharacterized protein LOC143079848: MSLNENLTRGQKVRLVGGQMGVIKGKTDNFGFPLWEIQLEGGKLVTEARYRFDIISEPDRTVTHPLEHDSPPHVPDELLYLFEPELNEVDKTPNEAPVNVSAPPQAPTQKPSSKASKPRQFVPVDESTVEQFVKDQENQGTARKNISDMRTLTQFLQQKNEKREIYKIPPEELNSLLCQYFFSVRKTDGEEYEPSSLRGMMCSFDRILRSNDYGYELSKSVEFAKTRDVLTAKQIALKKMGKGNGDKRAETLNDDDIEAMFKTGQLGLSNPTTLLHTLWFFNTIYFGLRGVTEHYQMTWGDVQLCKDSKSQEYLQMNERNTKTRTGANLKNTREIPQRAWATTDQTKCPVAAYKLYKSKRPTKYSKPEDPFYIQENNNPDKSALWFKAQRIGINKLGKFMKKMALNTGIIKEHTQNDENQPLDDNTNRRLTNHSARRFMLQKLDDEGIEHNHIKQISGHKNIQSITTYSKLNPQKHKQIAQCILGNQDHEAENEQQIQSSQTTRTVTMGRQCILGNQDENEQQIQSSQTTRTVTMGRQAVHQTQTQLVVGQSQSHDAPRSGMNYIFGAPIYGGTFNININNTSPSVQPPQKKRRFVIESDSSQDE, encoded by the exons ATGTCGCTCAACGAAAACTTGACAAGGGGACAAAAAGTCAGACTTGTAGGGGGGCAAATGGGAGTTATAAAAGGTAAAACAGACAACTTTGGGTTTCCGTTGTGGGAAATTCAGCTAGAAGGTGGTAAACTTGTAACTGAGGCCAGATACAGGTTTGACATTATTTCTGAGCCTGACAGAACAGTCACACACCCATTAGAACATGACTCCCCACCACATGTTCCTGATGAACTCCTGTATCTGTTTGAGCCAGAGTTGAATGAAGTTGATAAAACGCCAAATGAAGCTCCTGTAAATGTGTCAGCACCACCTCAAGCACCTACACAAAAGCCTAGTTCAAAAGCATCAAAACCAAGACAGTTTGTTCCAGTTGATGAATCAACTGTAGAACAATTTGTTAAAGATCAGGAAAATCAAGGCACTGCCAGAaaaaatataagtgatatgcgcACACTTACACAGTTCCTAcaacagaaaaatgaaaaaagagaaatttataaaattccacCTGAAGAATTAAACAGTCTTTTATGTCAGTACTTTTTCTCTGTGAGAAAAACTGATGGAGAAGAGTATGAGCCATCCTCACTACGTGGAATGATGTGTTCATTTGATAGAATACTGAGGAGCAATGATTATGGCTATGAATTAAGTAAAAGTGTAGAATTTGCTAAAACCAGAGATGTTCTTACGGCAAAACAGATAGCGTTAAAAAAAATGGGTAAAGGAAATGGTGATAAAAGAGCGGAAACACTCAATGATGATGACATTGAAGCAATGTTTAAAACTGGGCAGCTGGGCTTGTCCAATCCTACAACTCTATTGCACACTCTCTGGTTTTTTAACACAATATATTTTGGCCTACGTGGTGTAACTGAACATTATCAGATGACATGGGGGGATGTCCAACTATGTAAAGACTCTAAAAGTCAGGAATACTTGCAAATGAACGAGAGAAATACTAAAACAAGAACTGGAGCAAATCTGAAAAACACAAGAGAAATTCCTCAAAGGGCCTGGGCCACAACTGATCAAACAAAATGTCCTGTAGCTGCATACAAGCTTTACAAGTCAAAAAGACCTACAAAATATAGTAAGCCTGAAGATCCCTTCTACATTCAGGAGAACAACAACCCTGACAAGTCAGCCCTTTGGTTTAAGGCACAAAGAATTGGTATCAATAAATTAGgaaaattcatgaagaaaatggctttaaatacag GTATTATTAAAGAACACACTCAAAATGATGAGAACCAACCTCTAGATGACAATACAAACAGGCGCCTAACCAACCATTCAGCTAGAAGGTTTATGCTTCAGAAGCTTGACGATGAGGGAATTGAACATAATCATATCAAACAG ATATCTGGACACAAAAACATACAGAGTATCACCACTTACTCAAAACTGAACCCTCAGAAACATAAACAGATAGCCCAATGCATCTTAGGTAACCAGGATCATGAGGCTGAAAATGAACAACAAATACAGTCTTCACAGACAACGAGGACGGTTACGATGGGACGTCAATGCATCTTAGGTAACCAGGATGAAAATGAGCAACAAATACAGTCTTCGCAGACAACGAGGACGGTTACGATGGGACGTCAAGCAGTTCATCAAACACAGACACAACTCGTGGTTGGGCAAAGCCAAAGTCACGATGCACCGCGTTCAGGAATGAACTATATCTTTGGGGCACCTATTTATGGAGGGacatttaatatcaatattaacaataCATCACCATCAGTTCAGCCTCCTCAGAAGAAACGCCGATTTGTTATCGAGAGTGACAGTTCACAAGATGAATAA